The following is a genomic window from Danaus plexippus chromosome 28, MEX_DaPlex, whole genome shotgun sequence.
tttttttgctattttcATGGATCACGAATTCCGGAGTCCAGTTTACTTTTTAACTGATCACCTTCTAAACTGTAGACAGTCCTTGACTCTTGCCTAATAAGTTGACCGACAGCCTCGTGTGTGACCCTGTAGGTGGTCATGGTCTGTTGAAACCATCTCCGCAGTCAAAAACAGTCTGCCAACGACCACAATTTCGTCCCACAAATGTCCATGGAGCACCTGCAGCCTTCGAGTTTTTAGTTTAGTTAGGAAAATGATTCACTTCTGTGCCCCAACCACAACATCGCTTTGTCACACTAAATACAGCCATATGCATGTATGcatttttacattcataaacCTATTAACCTAATCTACGTATGATCTTGATGTACCCTAAGCAAAGAGTTGCCTATATTGAACAACTCGAAGCTATGGAATTAAGATTTGAAGTTGTATCAAAAGTATATTACAACCACACGCCACTCATCACGACCGTCCGGAaacattttagaatataaagaTCTCTCTTAACCACAATAACCTCTCTGACTGCACTGACCACCCACACCACACAGATCACAGACCTCGCTGATCACATTTAACCACACTAAtagtaaaatacaatttatcaCATGCACCATCACGAAACTCAAGAATAAGCAACAatcaaattttctataaatctcTGACACATGTCACTAACAAGCACCGTAGAGTCATGTTGGGATTGTGAACGAAAATCATAGAATCTCGGATATGTTGTTGATGTTCATTGTTTATAGATATCTAGGAGCAACAGGAGAACCCGtctcttaattaatttagtaaacaaaatatttccattGCAGAgtaaaagtcataaaaaacATCACGGGAAGGAAGAAAAGAGGAAGCACTTCAACAGACTCGCTTCAACGGAGATGGATAAGAACACTGTGTCCCTGGAGGACAGTGCTGTTAATAAGTGATATTGTCATATACATTACTACCaaacagtaaataaatgtCGACGGAACACATTACATGTTCCTAAATcatttactaatatataagttattttcattaataacattattcttaataatatgcCAACTTCTCTGAACTGTGGGTTTGGGCCCTGTCTGCAACCAGATTTGATTATCAATACCACACAGACTCAATTGTGTCTGGATCAACTCATCtgaagatttaataataaaacatttgctttatacttttaaagaaCCTTTCTTTCCCGCCCCTCAACATTGgaatctgttttatatatctacACATTTCCATTACTAAGCTGTGACAACCGTTTAGTTTGCAGCATAAGGTCATCATGAGTAAACTAATTATCTTACCAATTGTTTTACACCTGGAATGACAACTTCATGGTtttgaataactttatttataatactatatgttactacatatatttacaaatgcaaagtaataacaattatgCTATACATCTTGAAACGCaaagaaaacaacaaacatatGAGGCAGTCaaacaaaatcattacaaTTGTAACATACTAAGGGTGATTTTTACGcacatcttatatataatgtgtttaaGTTCATTCAAGCTATGTTAATTTGTTTCTACTGTGATTGTTCAATCACTAACTTCTCTGCCTTGTACATGTCACCGATTATCACCTGGAATCAACAGAATAATTGTAACTTTGGGAAACAAAACACTTTCTATTTAAACCTAATATTAAGCATAAATTGTCGTCTTTacaaataacacaaatatgATAACCCACcaacacatttttaatgttctatGGACTGCAGCAGATATGTAAATCAAATGTACTTAAAGAGAAatgttaagaattattttccCTGTTTCACATTTCATCTTTCTTATCTTTCAATACTTACTGTACCAGCTACATCTGGATGTATCGtaacataaaaactaaaagataacttaataaaaatcttttacctGACGTTTTAGTATTTCCAAGTTTTCTTTTCCATGaagaaattcttttttaatagttttactatccattaatgatttgttttctttaaaggCGTCTCGTACTCTTCTTAAAGCGTAAGCCCTTAAagcgtaataaattataagtgttTCATTCATTAGTATAGTTTgcatgtataaattaaaagaaacaaaaacgtGTTAGGTTATCcacttatataaaactattttgaatttattgaaataacacacctaaaattatagtttgaaaaCTTGTGAGATTCTTTCATCAGCGACTTATAAAGCGCTAGCACTTGATTTTTCGTTATTCCCGAAGCCATTTTGTGTTTTTACGAAAATTTTGCTTATTcctgtattaaaaatgtaaataaaacagcgTTTCGTTATGcaaagaattgtttttaaaactcatAATGACGGACCGATTCAGAAAGAAGTCTTGAATATAATTACTCTATCGTAATTATAGCACAGAATCATTCCGTCACCAATAAAAATgacttgtatttttaaataaattgactggaattatttttcaattatagattttaattcgAAAACGAAACGTAATATGTGATGTTgctattacttaaaaatgtaacaaaggTCGGGGTAGAAATAATTgatgtatatgatttaaaaacaaatttttaacttaatataaatgaacttttgaattttttgatttaggtagtaataattatgtgtaaattttaaggaAAGGATTGAcaagatcttttttttttacgaagtTATGATAACACTAAGAAGCACTTGTGAACACTCCGCAGTAAGGATGGGGCTATATTCGTATATAGTAACTGTTGAATAatcgatatttaaattctttaaacatATATCGATTTCATTAAACGatcctattaataatataattacgatGTTTGTAtagtaaatagttattttttcgGGTCAAGCATagctcttatatatttatttcattctaggatatttatttcttaaaacatttgGATGTGTTCACTGTCACTCTGTAGTACAAAtatgaatgtatttatatatttttcttataaaataacatgaaaaaaaaaattatcgctGGTAAATCAAATCTGTTTAGATGCTATTGaatgatattttcttaaaagttttgtatacATCGATACATTATATCCAATCTGTCAGAATCATAATTCATCACGCATGTACCAGATATTCCGTCTCTCGTCCACGGCCCAACTCTACGCCGTATTTCGCAGTAAAAGCCAGCCATTGACCGTGTGATGCTGTCCCTCGACTATTCCgttatttgttgttataattaaatttttaaatccaaaTCGTACATAGAAGTGATGAATTAACCGACGGCGACGCCGCTGCTGCTTACAATAAACGagtcaaataaaaagtaagtgAACTTTGTAAcagattgtttatttatatttctatattgaCATGTTTTTTTCGCACCGAGGAGGATCCGTACATTCCTCTTTACAGAAAAGAAGGAACAAGTCATTTAAACTTACCTTTTTTCTTCGTCTGTTCTGTTCATTAGAGACTAATGTTATTTCGTAATGTGCGTGGAACATCTTTGACCTTGACTTTAAAGTTGGGTGAAGCTggagtatttttaaatgtgacaAGCTCGTGGCCACGGAGAGGActgttcttataaattatattaataatgtgaaGCTGTCCGACACGTTACTAATACTATTTACTACACACGTTGTTCACTGCCATtctgttattaaatacattaactattttattctataataagtaataatttatgtatatttatttatggagTCCTATTTAcatgataatgttttattatataaagggGCAAAGGTCATTTCCAAGGTGTTTCTTAATATCATGACTGTGAAAGTTTGTGTGTGGGTTTATTActcaagattaaaatatattttgactgaCTGACTCACTTTAAGTCCATAGTCtggttataaatttgtaaaacaagTGATTTCCACTGACCTCTGTAATTACAGCATCAGATCATCCAATAGTTTAGCAGCCTTTCAAGCAGAAATAGCTTTAATTTtaggataaaaataaacttttcaaaTGTGTCTTCTCTAAATACATAAGCAATAGGAGTTACTTTAATcacaatgtaatatatttttattacaactatttatttctatgaatGTAGAAAAAGTTGtgatattcaaaatatgaGTATGAAAGATGGTTCAATGTAACATTTAAGTTAGAAATTATCACAAAACGTAATTCGTGTAATTCCACTGATGTTGCAAATACCttttgtttaacatatatttaaatacacttatatataacaataataaaactgttacaatgaaattatagtggatattttaaaatacaaaatgtatttaagagATGTTgtcgttaattttaatttatattggaaaactatatatttatatatattccatcAATATGAGTCACATTAAAACTAGTTTGTCCGATGAAGAGACCTCTCTGGAATAGcattaatagtataaaaattaaatgcctGACTggtgtcatataaataaataaagttagattattattacagtatattttgagtttatattaaatgtttaaattaaattacatgttCATTGTTTCATCTTGTCAGGGGATTACTAAGCTAATGATTCATATACTAAAACATTATGAAGTGTAACATAAAAGATTACTTTTGAAAGACTGCTACAGACCTATGATTAAATACcacattaacaaataatatattatatgaaatgatgAAGTGCATTGCTTTTCTATAATATGAGTTTAAACAGACCTCGTGTGTACCTGACGCGTATATCCGCATACTGCAGCTACGTAGTGTCGTCTGatgaattcataattttatatgtgtgaagaatattaattgtatgttGTAATTATTCACAACAAGAACCACTTTAATCACtgcacatttaattaattatgctGACAACTGTGGAGTGCATTACACACAATTCTATTTAGCAATTTCCCGCGCTGACAGATGACGTCATCGGATAGCGGTAACTTTTTTTAAGACGACGGTCCTCggagttaatattattatcattaatgtattttattaaagttgtattttgattttaaaatttatgtcattAAGTGCTTTCCTTTTTATTGGCTACAGCTATTTTTACTACCAATGTTTCTATTCTTGCCAACGTTTTATTGTCTACTCAATGTATTCTATAAAAtgcaaacatatataattgatacactattattaattgtacTCTAATGTAGtagtagtataaaaaaaaatatagtatggattttaagattaattaatgtaagtatgtatataaaacaaatatacctattaaaaaaacctactcttaatatagttttaggGACGGAAATGCGTTTTTGTAGTGGTTTCCGGTAAAGTAATACTTAGTAGAAGTTAATATTCAGAATTACTTTTCCATTaagaaacaaacaatataatttttaataaattgtaccTTCTTCGTTCTGTTAATAATGTAGTACTTAGAGTTGAATGCAATTATAacaaagattataaaataataagagattacgtaaaaatattgCGATTGTTTACGTAATCATTATTAGTAAGTCATAGAGCGAGGCGGCTTAGTACGTTTAAAACTAGATATGATCGCATTACAAGATCTCTTAACAGGCttcgataatatatttattatttactagcTTTCGCTCGCGAATCCTACCGCGAGGGTCGAGAAATTATGTTCAAAGATAACGTGAATTGTGAACCAACAGGACATCTATAGTCTGTGTGACgtcatcatataaaaatactaatagtGTATGGAAAGTAGTAATTAATTCCATCctatttgttataatgatGTGTCTGCTATGTCATTGTAaagttttatctaaatatacattttttttgttaatgacaGTCACCCATACTTACATACagatgactttttttttaattctatcgCTGGGTTCGATCGGTACAGCCAGAGTCGGTATCATCcacaagttatatttataaacgatCAAAActggttttaaaattacaatgggAATGAAATCAAATGATAATGAGTcactaaataattctattgaaattaatgtatataaatagagTTATCTCTAGAGGACTAGCCCTCAGTATGGTTACAAAAGTTTGTATCATCACACTACATGCCCAGCGTCTctcgtttctcattcaataacgtacattaattctataatgtgtgaagatttttaattagaaactGTAAACTTTCCGTATTTAGTGTGACGATACGAACTCAGGGTAAGTATACTTAATTCCGTCTCATAAATATAGCTACATAGTAGAAgcgtcattatttatttatttaacacctcttattataatgtttttgttatgtcACTTTATATCTTGTTTTTACAAAGTGCgacttatatgaaaattaaaaaacagcCTTTTTTCTTCAAAGCTTTATtaatgcaataataatttataattcgtTTATCTCtatatgttttcttttaaataggTACTTTAACATTCAATTTACAAGTATAATCGAGCCAGGGTGCGGTTGCCCAATTGGTAAAAGGCCTGGCGCTCGATGTTACGAGGTCGAGGGTTCGAGTCCTGTTTGTATCGATAAAGTTTTCatcatatatttcttatttggaTTGGTCGAGTAAAAACTCAAGATTACCTTAATGTCACACACATCATTATACCCGAAAGCGGTTAAGTGACACGAAAATAacacttacttttatttataaagattaatgtCAGATCAGCgagtttataaagttatttgcaTACATTATACAGATACAGagccttattttatttcggttggtcaatataataatactcagaaattttaatttccggACGTAAtgctatatacatacatcataGTGTGTGCacgcatgtgtgtgtgtgtgtgcgagGTCGAAATATTTAGCATTATATTAGTCCAATATGTATCATCAATTGACTTTAATGGCTGGTTCACGTGTGACGTCATATTATTACATGAATGCTCAGTTAAACGTTATTATACTTTCTTTTTTCTGATGCACAGACTAAACATCCGTGAAGATGCATTACTATCCCTCATTCAGgttaaatataacatgaaacaaacaaaattgaatCTTAAAAATCGTCGTAACATATGATCAATATACTTGAATTGAAAATAGGTAAGATGTCATCGTGAATCGTAGAGGATGTGCGTCGTTTAGTTATTGAAGAACCGCGACCTCTGTGTGACAGACGTTTGCTGGAcacgattattatatataatgaaagtaaCTGGCAATAGGTTTTATAGACAGTGTGAGTAACAGGCGTCAATAGAAGAGGCTTCGTAATTTATCTTCtacataaaagaaatactaTCACGATCACGAGTAGCAAGTATCACGAGGTCTTTGTATCCCGACACAAACGTTAAAACAATGAATGTCTTTTGCGTGTTAGAGACTTGGctcttatagaaaataatattgcgGTGTCTTCATTTAACATTTAGTCATTCAAATTTATGACAAAACCATACGCTTCCAGCGATCTGCGTTTTCACTGAAACGATATCTGTGTTTTAATCTCAAACGGTATGGTCCAAGTCGCGGGTACAAGCTgagtgtttataatatttcgaaCGTAAACATTGTTgtttgacaataaaaataaattgaaattatttttttgaagtaaGTTTTAGTTTGAAGATAAAACCCAGCTTCTGGAAACTGAAAACTTATCAGTAAAAGTGATCCGAGTCATGTTCAAAGCGTTTAGAGTAACAAAGATGTTTCTGGAACTATAACACAGAAACAGCTTCCTAGCATCTGCCAGTCTCTGACAAGTAAAATTAACGTTGACTAAGATACGAAATGTGAACGCGAattaaatcagaaaataaacttTCACTCTAAAAAACGTTAATCAGTCTTGAACGATTGCTGCTAAACGAGACTCCAGGTCGTCAATACACTGACGAGCTCCTCTAGGTTCAGCTCTTAATTCCTATTGGATCAATACGCTTAGTCCAAGTTCGCTTCAGCACACTACATACGGCGCGTTCTAGTTTTATATGAGGCCGTGTACACTGTACATAGAAACATGTCCTCTGTGTAACACTCGGTGTATTCAACCTTCAGGTTTCCACTCTCGTTTCTTTTCGCACCACTTGCAGGTCTTCATACCTTGGTGACGCGACATCATGCATCGCTGTTTCTGTACGCGGGTGTCCACTGTCTCCTTTTattcttcattataatttatttcctttttgttTACGGGTTAAGTCAACACTGATATAACGAAgggaatattttagttaagaaTTTACACCTTAAAACCTCCATCTCTTTCTCTACTAAGATGACGGACAGAGACAAATTCCTCGTCATATTCTCGGTTAAAGTGATGTTATAGCATGTAAATCAAACTTCATTCTTTCGCCGTCTGTGGGTGACGTCTGCTCTGTTTTATTATCACacgacaataaaataaattacaaaataatattaaaaatacaaactgaTTCAAACTAACGTGTATGTTTGCCTTTCACCGgaaaagttttaacagaaataattaACCAATACTTGGTACGTTACATGTATagatatgtgtatattataaatataataaaatcgcactgtttcaatattttactagGTTTTGGTATTTTAACAAGACTTCGTTTTTAAGCAAATGAgatgcaaatatatttatctataaacCAGTCACTCTTATAGTACATTATATGAATTCTAatgtatagatataaaaaccACGGGAGTCGCCAGAGCTCGAGGGAACTTACGGAGTGAAAAGAggataaaaagaatttttataaaggagCAGATTAAAtgactataaattaataataaacaactaaCGAGATCTCCTTTATATGAGATGTTTGTATCAAGATGAAAAAGGGGGGGGGGGCTCGACTGTAAGAGGTGTAACATGAGGTCACACCATGATGAAGAGTtgaaaatcattgttttataatgactaatccataataataatattaaaatattactttataaagagATGTTTACGAGGGACGCGGTTCAGTGGCAGGCTTGTTGATTGCTGAGATGCCCTTGTATGGTGGTGAtgtgtgtctgtctgttgTTCCAGCACATGGCACGAGATGTCAACGGAGGGTGGGACGAGGACGACACCTGCACGGAGAGGGACAGCGACGATAGCCCCATCCTCTCATACAGGTACTCACATATAATGAATCtccacattatatataaaaatggctTCATTGATTAATACCCTTATATATAAAGGGCGGCTTATGTTTGATTTACCTGTTTTATTCTTCATAATAACAGcaaaaaattacgtaaaattttgtttatgttataataggCGGTGTTATAGACGGACGCGATTTCTCCGACACAGACTTTGGGTTAGAGAAAGTGATATTCCCACGTTATAGGTACATAAAGTGTACAGACATACAAActgatacataataataaacaaaacaataagatATCTTAATGTTCGTTATTAAAAACAGATATTtgcgttatatatatgtaaaatgaaTAACTACAACCACACATGTAGTGGCCTTTGACAAGATATTaccatacattaaaataatggtaGTGTTAGAAGATGATAATCCGTTAATGTACTAGCACGAACTGTAGAAGGCTCCATGTAGACAATATGAACAggtttacttataattaaatcgtttaaaagtaattatttatggaattgttaaaattaaattttttcatcagGCAACGGTTCaataatttcaatgataattttaaggaCGGTAGAAATAAATGTGTTCGTCCTAGACGTGACGGGAGAGAATCGATTCACACGTTAATGAAGTCATCTGTGGAAGACGTACAGAGTTATAGACgttgtttgattttattaagcCGGTCCGGGCTTGagacaaaataatttgcatccgaaatatatttaaaaaaaacgaggTATCATAGCTACAGAGTCCATACACTAAATTTAAAGATGAAAatggtattaattttttataatttacgacTACGCTAAACAATGGTccccatatacatatatcactgatgataaaaataataaataaatacagacagaaataaataataaaaagacaatACACCAGAATGAGAAGCTTTGAATTCCGATGCTCTGGCGACATTCTGTAAGGACACTGGAAGGTTATGGTTGCTACCATTATCTTGACGTCATGATCATGTCATAAGAAAGAATTGAGGAACAAAAACCACAGGATTAAAGTACATACGTAGAAAGAGATTCTTGTACAGAAATAACTCAGCTGatcaaaagaaatttaaaatgcatGTCGGATGATAATTGCTGTTCAGAGTTCGTATGTAGAAGTAAAACTGAACACGTTTTCATATCTCCCGAATGTTTCTAATGCAGATACGACCACTTAGCGTGTGAGTTGGAACAGGAGGGGAAATGTCAAGCACGAGACCGATCATATAACGCTAGGCTCGCACTGTAGTCAAAGATGATGATAACGCTATCATTATTACGTGAAGTttacagaaaattaataatttatcacatAAAATAGGAGAAGAAGGAAATGAAAGCAGTTGTTCTGGTACTGTAAAGCTGTTAAATGAGGAGTTCAGTGACCAGCTTTGATAAATACCTGAAACTGAATTGCCTGAATTGACCTATTCACACGATACAGGTTCGGACACGTTAGTTCAAGATATAAACACATCGACTTTCAGCTTTCTTGAAGCCAATGAGATTAAGTTAGGCTTCTTTAAAAGATATCAAATCTATTGTTGGTCGAGATTAGTCGTATTTTCTTTGGTTTCATTAAAGCAGGCGTATTATGACGGGGATTACAAACGAAACGTTAAAGATTGCGTAACTTACAATTAATCTAACTTTGTCACAGAGAGTTTTCTTGACATTTCCGTTCAGTCCAAGTCGCAGAATACTTTTTGGTTTGAACTCACAACTCTTTAATTCGACCTGACTGTCCGTAATAACATCAAACCCTGCTAATCAATGAAAGGTGCAAATAAAGATTTCTTAAAGACTAAGGGACAAATAATGAGTATGTGATCCAACCTAATCATGATCATCAGTTATTGAGGAACACGCACTTCTAGGCAGCTTGAGGTAAGCTTAGATGTGAAAGAGTTGTTACTGTTCCAGGTATGACAAACGTCGCTACCCGTACAGAGAGCGGCCGGCGGAGCGCCGCTGGGCGGTGACCACGGTCGCCAAGTTCTCCTTCTACTGCACAGCCATGATTCTGTTCTGCGTGTTAATGTACATACCAGTTTATAACAGAGCCAACGAACAGATACCAAAGGGTTGGACTTCTATTACATGTTATTTACGTGGCCACCTTCATATAAACTCCTATAAAGCCTCAGAGTACTGAGTTCCTATTCAATTTCCATGTAGTCTAAGTCTGCATGTTCACAGTCGACTTATAAAAAGCTTGATATGAAGGCAGCCTTATTGCCTAGAAAGTTGTTAGCCTTTCATtatgaatatgtttaatagttttctttttctatacatataatcaatattctttattttctgcTTCTttagtagtatttttttatttgttgtatttttcCTGAACTGAGCGTTCAGGTAGATCTCTCTCATATGTTAATTCAATCCAACTGCTACCTTATTTTGAGCTGAAGTTTTTCATCGGTTCTTCCAGTGGCTGTAGCTGGATGGTCGATTCACACGAACAGAGACACCAAAATATACGTACAACCAGATAACGTCACAACAATACATGAACCGAAATATGTCTGTCCCAAGAGTAACAGAGACAAAAAGAACAGTCTGCTCCTCCTCATAGTGGTCTGTTCATCGACCAGCAACTTCGACCGTCGAGTGGCCATACGAGAGACGTGGGGCAGTTATAAGAACTACTTAGAGTCGGGAAGAATATTCAAAGCAGTACAAGAAAAATACAAGAATTACAACTACACGTATGATTTATATGAGGaggaaaaaaatcatttaaattttagtctTAACTTAGATAGGAAAAAACGAGACATATCTGGTCTTGGGCGGTTCCTTCCGGAACTGGCGAGGGCGCTGCAGAAGAACCTCATCACTGTGACTGAAGAGGTTGAAGAAAAGAGGTTCGAAGACGAGAAGGGAGAAGAAATGTTGACCGGCTTCGACATGAACAAAGAACTTAACGAACAAGACGAGCTCGACTTAGACTATGATGATGAGTCTAACATCATGAAGATACCACCGAAAGGATACGAGGACCAGAGTCCAGACTTGGATGACGTTATTGATATGTTGAAGAAGTCGAAAGATTTTCCCAAAGAAGACGTCTCAGAACCAGTTTCGGACAAAGAAGTCGATTTCAAGCTCGTGTTCCTCCTGGGGCTGCCGTCACAAGATAACGACACGGACGTCCAGGAGAAGATCGAAGAGGAAGTCGACAAATATGGTGACGTCATTCAAGAAGGATTCATAGACTCGTATAACAACCTCACCCTCAAGTCGATCATGATGCTGAAGTGGGTCACCAACAACTGCAACGAGAGTGGTGAGACGTTTTGCAGTTCTGTTATAGCTTAAATTCTAATTAGTATGGGTGTCCGCCGACCGCCGCCAGCTGCACGCGCTATTaatgttctttataataaGTGGGTTAATTCTTCCAGTTCGCTACATCCTCAAGACTGATGACGACATGTATGTGAACGTCCCCAACCTGGTTCAGAACCTGAAGAACAGGTCCAAGGTCCACGACAGCACCAAGGGCCAGGAGAAAGAGTACATGCTGATCGGCGACCTGATATGTGGGGCGCGACCCGTCCAAGACGTTAGCAATAAGTGGTTAGACatgtgttattatttgtttgaggCGTGCGTCTCAGT
Proteins encoded in this region:
- the LOC116776092 gene encoding uncharacterized protein LOC116776092 isoform X1, with protein sequence MARDVNGGWDEDDTCTERDSDDSPILSYRYDKRRYPYRERPAERRWAVTTVAKFSFYCTAMILFCVLMYIPVYNRANEQIPKVAVAGWSIHTNRDTKIYVQPDNVTTIHEPKYVCPKSNRDKKNSLLLLIVVCSSTSNFDRRVAIRETWGSYKNYLESGRIFKAVQEKYKNYNYTYDLYEEEKNHLNFSLNLDRKKRDISGLGRFLPELARALQKNLITVTEEVEEKRFEDEKGEEMLTGFDMNKELNEQDELDLDYDDESNIMKIPPKGYEDQSPDLDDVIDMLKKSKDFPKEDVSEPVSDKEVDFKLVFLLGLPSQDNDTDVQEKIEEEVDKYGDVIQEGFIDSYNNLTLKSIMMLKWVTNNCNESVRYILKTDDDMYVNVPNLVQNLKNRSKVHDSTKGQEKEYMLIGDLICGARPVQDVSNKWYSPRYMYGGRVYPRYLSGTGYALSAPAASSLYRAALRTSYFHLEDIYITGMCSVRATPRIVPRDEPGFSYSATSGGGGGAGAGGGGMDACLAHGRLTAHRVTPDSMRTVARRLLRTDYVDRSVNHRWERERKKERQKGRIRCSRGTGEIRGIRGADVKDGDSLR
- the LOC116776092 gene encoding uncharacterized protein LOC116776092 isoform X2; this translates as MARDVNGGWDEDDTCTERDSDDSPILSYRYDKRRYPYRERPAERRWAVTTVAKFSFYCTAMILFCVLMYIPVYNRANEQIPKVAVAGWSIHTNRDTKIYVQPDNVTTIHEPKYVCPKSNRDKKNSLLLLIVVCSSTSNFDRRVAIRETWGSYKNYLESGRIFKAVQEKYKNYNYTYDLYEEEKNHLNFSLNLDRKKRDISGLGRFLPELARALQKNLITVTEEVEEKRFEDEKGEEMLTGFDMNKELNEQDELDLDYDDESNIMKIPPKGYEDQSPDLDDVIDMLKKSKDFPKEDVSEPVSDKEVDFKLVFLLGLPSQDNDTDVQEKIEEEVDKYGDVIQEGFIDSYNNLTLKSIMMLKWVTNNCNESVRYILKTDDDMYVNVPNLVQNLKNRSKVHDSTKGQEKEYMLIGDLICGARPVQDVSNKWYSPRYMYGGRVYPRYLSGTGYALSAPAASSLYRAALRTSYFHLEDIYITGMCSVRATPRIVPRDEPGFSYSATSGGGGGAGAGGGGMDACLAHGRLTAHRVTPDSMRTVARRLLRTDYVDRCERWRLTKMKTERGSYVLYSYIRLLVSSC
- the LOC116776092 gene encoding uncharacterized protein LOC116776092 isoform X3: MARDVNGGWDEDDTCTERDSDDSPILSYRYDKRRYPYRERPAERRWAVTTVAKFSFYCTAMILFCVLMYIPVYNRANEQIPKVAVAGWSIHTNRDTKIYVQPDNVTTIHEPKYVCPKSNRDKKNSLLLLIVVCSSTSNFDRRVAIRETWGSYKNYLESGRIFKAVQEKYKNYNYTYDLYEEEKNHLNFSLNLDRKKRDISGLGRFLPELARALQKNLITVTEEVEEKRFEDEKGEEMLTGFDMNKELNEQDELDLDYDDESNIMKIPPKGYEDQSPDLDDVIDMLKKSKDFPKEDVSEPVSDKEVDFKLVFLLGLPSQDNDTDVQEKIEEEVDKYGDVIQEGFIDSYNNLTLKSIMMLKWVTNNCNESVRYILKTDDDMYVNVPNLVQNLKNRSKVHDSTKGQEKEYMLIGDLICGARPVQDVSNKWYSPRYMYGGRVYPRYLSGTGYALSAPAASSLYRAALRTSYFHLEDIYITGMCSVRATPRIVPRDEPGFSYSATSGGGGGAGAGGGGMDACLAHGRLTAHRVTPDSMRTVARRLLRTDYVDR
- the LOC116776092 gene encoding uncharacterized protein LOC116776092 isoform X4 translates to MSTEGGTRTTPARRGTATIAPSSHTVAVAGWSIHTNRDTKIYVQPDNVTTIHEPKYVCPKSNRDKKNSLLLLIVVCSSTSNFDRRVAIRETWGSYKNYLESGRIFKAVQEKYKNYNYTYDLYEEEKNHLNFSLNLDRKKRDISGLGRFLPELARALQKNLITVTEEVEEKRFEDEKGEEMLTGFDMNKELNEQDELDLDYDDESNIMKIPPKGYEDQSPDLDDVIDMLKKSKDFPKEDVSEPVSDKEVDFKLVFLLGLPSQDNDTDVQEKIEEEVDKYGDVIQEGFIDSYNNLTLKSIMMLKWVTNNCNESVRYILKTDDDMYVNVPNLVQNLKNRSKVHDSTKGQEKEYMLIGDLICGARPVQDVSNKWYSPRYMYGGRVYPRYLSGTGYALSAPAASSLYRAALRTSYFHLEDIYITGMCSVRATPRIVPRDEPGFSYSATSGGGGGAGAGGGGMDACLAHGRLTAHRVTPDSMRTVARRLLRTDYVDRSVNHRWERERKKERQKGRIRCSRGTGEIRGIRGADVKDGDSLR
- the LOC116776092 gene encoding uncharacterized protein LOC116776092 isoform X5, translated to MILFCVLMYIPVYNRANEQIPKVAVAGWSIHTNRDTKIYVQPDNVTTIHEPKYVCPKSNRDKKNSLLLLIVVCSSTSNFDRRVAIRETWGSYKNYLESGRIFKAVQEKYKNYNYTYDLYEEEKNHLNFSLNLDRKKRDISGLGRFLPELARALQKNLITVTEEVEEKRFEDEKGEEMLTGFDMNKELNEQDELDLDYDDESNIMKIPPKGYEDQSPDLDDVIDMLKKSKDFPKEDVSEPVSDKEVDFKLVFLLGLPSQDNDTDVQEKIEEEVDKYGDVIQEGFIDSYNNLTLKSIMMLKWVTNNCNESVRYILKTDDDMYVNVPNLVQNLKNRSKVHDSTKGQEKEYMLIGDLICGARPVQDVSNKWYSPRYMYGGRVYPRYLSGTGYALSAPAASSLYRAALRTSYFHLEDIYITGMCSVRATPRIVPRDEPGFSYSATSGGGGGAGAGGGGMDACLAHGRLTAHRVTPDSMRTVARRLLRTDYVDRSVNHRWERERKKERQKGRIRCSRGTGEIRGIRGADVKDGDSLR